The proteins below are encoded in one region of Prevotella melaninogenica ATCC 25845:
- a CDS encoding aminopeptidase P family protein: protein MFNKETYVKRRAELKKLVGEGIIILFGNNESPANFPANGYYPFRQDSSFLYYFGQKRDGLVGVIDIDNDTETLVGDDIDIDDIVWYGSVDSVKDMANAVGVANTVNMKGLKTICNNALREHRKVHFLPPYRADIKIQIFDLFGIHPNQQKESASMELIRAVVKMRSVKTQEEIEELERAAVIGYKMHTTAMILGKPGVTEQFVGGQVSGIANSYGSMVSFPTIFSQHGEIMHGNPSMAVLEAGRLALCDCGAETVNHYCSDNTRTFPVSGKFTQKQLEIYKVVEECHDAALKLSKPGVKYMDVHFAICRIIFDRMKELGLAKGDTDAAVAAGAHAMFLPHGLGHMMGMDVHDMESFDQINVGFDEETRPNLEQFGTNCLRMGRRLEEGFVVTDEPGIYFIPALIDEWRAKKHCADFLNFDKLDEYKDFGGIRLEDDLLITKDGCRFIGKDIIPYHPQDVEDFIAANRK from the coding sequence ATGTTTAACAAAGAAACCTATGTAAAGCGCCGTGCAGAGCTTAAGAAGCTTGTTGGAGAGGGTATTATTATTCTCTTTGGCAACAATGAGTCGCCTGCAAACTTCCCTGCGAATGGATATTATCCTTTCCGTCAGGATTCATCATTCCTCTATTATTTTGGTCAGAAACGTGACGGATTAGTTGGTGTTATTGATATTGACAATGACACAGAAACACTTGTTGGCGATGACATTGATATCGACGACATTGTATGGTACGGTAGCGTTGACTCTGTAAAAGATATGGCTAATGCCGTTGGTGTAGCCAACACTGTCAACATGAAGGGTCTAAAGACCATTTGTAACAATGCGTTGCGAGAGCATCGTAAGGTTCATTTCCTACCTCCTTATCGTGCTGATATTAAGATTCAAATATTCGACCTCTTTGGTATTCATCCTAATCAACAGAAAGAGTCAGCAAGTATGGAACTTATCCGTGCGGTTGTTAAGATGCGTTCTGTAAAGACACAGGAAGAAATTGAGGAGTTGGAGCGTGCTGCTGTTATTGGCTACAAGATGCACACAACTGCTATGATATTGGGTAAGCCAGGTGTAACTGAGCAGTTCGTTGGTGGTCAGGTTAGCGGTATCGCTAACTCATATGGTTCCATGGTATCATTCCCAACCATCTTCTCTCAGCATGGTGAGATTATGCATGGCAATCCTTCGATGGCAGTATTGGAGGCTGGTCGCCTTGCTCTCTGTGACTGTGGTGCTGAGACTGTCAACCACTACTGTTCTGATAACACCCGTACATTCCCTGTAAGTGGTAAATTCACTCAGAAACAATTGGAGATTTACAAGGTCGTAGAGGAGTGCCACGATGCTGCATTAAAGCTTTCTAAGCCAGGTGTTAAGTATATGGACGTTCACTTTGCCATTTGCCGTATCATCTTTGATCGTATGAAAGAACTTGGATTGGCTAAGGGCGACACTGATGCAGCTGTAGCTGCAGGTGCACATGCTATGTTCCTGCCTCATGGACTTGGTCATATGATGGGTATGGATGTTCACGATATGGAGTCTTTCGATCAAATTAATGTTGGCTTCGATGAAGAGACGCGTCCTAACCTTGAGCAGTTTGGTACTAACTGCTTACGTATGGGTCGTCGCTTGGAAGAGGGCTTTGTCGTTACTGATGAACCGGGTATCTATTTTATCCCAGCATTGATTGACGAGTGGCGTGCAAAGAAACATTGTGCCGACTTCCTCAACTTCGATAAGTTAGATGAGTACAAGGACTTCGGAGGTATCCGTCTTGAAGACGATCTTCTCATCACCAAGGATGGGTGCCGATTCATAGGCAAGGATATTATTCCTTATCATCCACAAGATGTCGAAGACTTCATTGCAGCAAACCGAAAGTAA
- a CDS encoding aminopeptidase C produces MRKTFVVALLALLAIGANAADKKEGATSNKPVFTVVKQIPITSIKDQNRSGTCWDYSTLSYFEAEILKKTGKTYDLCESFVANKTYMERAIQVVRFHGDCQFAQGGSAYDVLHTLETYGICPESAMPFPGSLYGDSLNNFNEFFSLLEPYVNGIARNKANKISGQWKQGLQGILDAYLGKCPETFTYEGKQYTPKSFAASLGLNWSDYVTITSYTHHPFYSQFAVEVQDNWRFPLSYNLPMDEMMRIIDNAVMNGYTVAWGGDVSEPGFTRKGLAYMVDGKKVESMKGSDMAHWLGLSAAKKKDIIDSLGVNVPEVVPTQQQRQERFDNWELTDDHGMLIFGIAKDQNGKEYYMVKNSWGETGDYKGIWYMTKNFIAANTMDYMVNKNAIPKDIRKKMGL; encoded by the coding sequence ATGAGAAAAACTTTTGTTGTAGCATTGCTCGCTTTGCTTGCGATAGGTGCTAATGCCGCAGACAAGAAAGAGGGTGCAACCTCTAACAAGCCTGTTTTTACTGTAGTAAAGCAGATTCCAATTACAAGTATTAAGGACCAGAACCGTTCAGGCACATGCTGGGACTATTCAACTCTTAGCTACTTCGAGGCTGAGATTTTGAAGAAGACTGGTAAGACATACGACCTCTGTGAGAGTTTCGTTGCTAACAAGACATACATGGAGCGCGCTATTCAGGTTGTTCGCTTCCATGGTGATTGCCAGTTTGCTCAAGGTGGTTCTGCATACGATGTATTGCACACCCTTGAGACTTATGGTATTTGTCCAGAAAGTGCTATGCCATTCCCAGGCTCACTCTATGGCGATTCATTGAACAACTTCAATGAGTTCTTCTCTTTGTTAGAGCCATATGTGAATGGTATTGCACGCAACAAGGCAAACAAGATTTCTGGTCAATGGAAGCAGGGCTTACAGGGTATCCTCGATGCTTATCTTGGCAAGTGTCCAGAGACATTCACTTACGAAGGCAAGCAGTACACTCCAAAGAGCTTCGCTGCAAGCCTTGGTTTGAACTGGAGTGACTATGTAACTATTACTTCTTACACACATCACCCATTCTACTCACAGTTTGCAGTTGAAGTACAGGACAACTGGCGTTTCCCATTGTCTTATAACCTCCCAATGGATGAGATGATGCGTATCATTGATAACGCTGTCATGAATGGCTACACAGTAGCATGGGGTGGCGACGTTAGCGAGCCAGGTTTCACTCGTAAGGGTTTGGCTTACATGGTTGACGGTAAGAAGGTTGAAAGCATGAAGGGTAGTGATATGGCTCACTGGCTTGGTCTTTCTGCTGCAAAGAAGAAAGATATCATCGACTCACTCGGTGTAAACGTACCAGAGGTTGTTCCTACACAGCAGCAGCGTCAGGAGCGTTTTGACAACTGGGAGCTTACTGATGATCATGGTATGCTCATCTTCGGTATTGCTAAAGACCAGAATGGTAAGGAGTATTATATGGTAAAGAATTCATGGGGTGAGACTGGTGACTACAAAGGTATCTGGTACATGACCAAGAACTTTATTGCAGCTAACACCATGGACTACATGGTAAACAAGAACGCTATTCCTAAGGACATCCGCAAGAAGATGGGTCTCTAA